Proteins encoded in a region of the Acipenser ruthenus chromosome 11, fAciRut3.2 maternal haplotype, whole genome shotgun sequence genome:
- the LOC117427733 gene encoding vacuolar protein sorting-associated protein 33A isoform X2 has product MAIVWDEYLTGPFGLIAQYSLLKEHEVEKMFTLKAGRLPAADVKNIIFFVRPRLELMDIIAENVISEDRQRSQRDFHILFVPRRSLLCEQRLKEQGVLGSFINIEEYILDLIPYDGDLLSMESESAFRECYLENDQTSLYHTAKGLMTLQALYGTIPQIFGKGECARHVANMMLRMKREFAGSQNQILPVFDSLLLLDRNVDLLTPLATQLTYEGLIDEVYSITNGYVKLPPEKFTQKKQGEGGKDLPTEPKKLQLNSAEELYAEIRDKNFNAVGSVLSKKAKIISAAFEERHNAKTVGEIKQFVSQLPHMQAARSSLANHTSIAELIKDITTSESFFDNLTVEQEFMTGVDTDKVNSYIEDCIAQQDPLIKILRLVCMQSVCNNGLKQKVLDYYKREILQTYGYEHILTLSNLEKAGLLKPQTSTRNNYPTIRKTLKLWMEDINEQNPNDISYVYSGYAPLSVRLAQLLVRPGWRSIEEVLKMLPGPHFEERQQLPSGLHKKRQQGENRTTLVFFLGGVTYAEIAALRFLSQMEDGGTEYVIATTKLINGTCWIKSLMDKLEAPPF; this is encoded by the exons ATG GCAATAGTCTGGGATGAGTATCTCACAGGACCGTTTGGATTAATTGCTCAGTATTCACTTCTAAAG GAACATGAAGTGGAAAAGATGTTCACACTGAAGGCAGGTCGCCTTCCTGCAGCTGATGTTAAAAACATCATCTTCTTTGTGAGGCCCAGACTGGAATTAATGGACATCATTGCTGAGAACGTGATCAG TGAGGACAGACAGCGCTCCCAGCGAGATTTCCACATCCTGTTTGTGCCGCGGCGCAGCCTCCTGTGTGAGCAGCGGCTGAAGGAGCAGGGCGTGCTGGGCTCCTTCATCAACATCGAGGAGTACATCCTGGACCTCATCCCCTACGATGGAGATCTGCTGTCCATGGAGTCTGAGAGCGCGTTCCGG GAGTGTTATCTGGAGAATGACCAGACTAGCCTTTACCATACAGCTAAGGGACTGATGACACTGCAGGCACTGTATGGAACCATCCCACAGATATTCGGCAAAGGAGAGTGTGCAAGG CATGTAGCCAATATGATGCTGAGAATGAAGAGGGAGTTTGCTGGAAGTCAGAACCAGATCCTGCCCGTGTTTGACTCGCTGCTCCTCCTCGACCGCAATGTGGACTTGCTGACCCCCTTGGCCACGCAGCTCACTTACGAAGGGCTCATTGATGAAGTGTACAGCATTACTAACG GCTATGTGAAGCTGCCTCCAGAGAAGTTCACTCAGAAGAAACAGGGCGAGGGTGGGAAGGACCTCCCAACCGAACCCAAGAAGCTGCAGCTGAACTCCGCAGAGGAGCTGTACGCTGAGATCAGAGACAAGAACTTCAATGCCGTCGGATCAGTGCTGAGCAAGAAGGCAAAAATCATCTCGGCAGCATTCGAG gAGCGGCACAATGCTAAAACAGTGGGAGAGATTAAACAGTTTGTGTCACAGCTGCCACACATGCAAGCAGCAAGGAGCTCCCTAGCGAACCACACGTCCATTGCAGAGCTCATCAAAGACATTACAA CCTCCGAGTCGTTCTTCGATAACCTAACCGTGGAACAGGAGTTTATGACGGGGGTGGACACAGACAAG GTAAACAGCTACATCGAGGACTGCATCGCCCAGCAGGATCCCTTGATTAAGATCCTGCGCCTGGTATGCATGCAGTCTGTCTGTAACAATGGACTGAAGCAGAAAGTGCTGGACTATTACAAGAGAGAGATACTGCAG acCTACGGTTATGAGCACATATTAACCCTGAGTAATTTAGAGAAGGCTGGGCTGCTGAAGCCACAAACCAGCACCAGAAACAACTACCCAACCATCAGGAAGACACTGAAGCTCTGGATGGAGGACATCAATGAGCAG AACCCAAATGACATTTCTTACGTGTACAGCGGTTACGCTCCTCTGAGTGTCCGCTTAGCCCAGCTGCTGGTGCGGCCTGGCTGGCGCAGCATTGAGGAGGTGCTCAAGATGTTACCAGGACCCCACTTTGAGGAGAGGCAGCAGCTCCCCTCCGGACTCCATAAGAAAC GCCAGCAAGGAGAGAACAGAACCACCCTCGTCTTCTTCCTCGGAGGAGTGACTTACGCGGAAATCGCCGCACTGCGCTTCCTCTCGCAGATGGAGGACGGGGGAACGGAGTACGTCATCGCCACCACAAAACTGATCAACGGCACGTGCTGGATCAAGTCTTTAATGGACAAGCTGGAAGCACCCCCCTTCTAA
- the LOC117427733 gene encoding vacuolar protein sorting-associated protein 33A isoform X1: MAAHLSYGRVNLNILREAARKELREFLDKCAGSKAIVWDEYLTGPFGLIAQYSLLKEHEVEKMFTLKAGRLPAADVKNIIFFVRPRLELMDIIAENVISEDRQRSQRDFHILFVPRRSLLCEQRLKEQGVLGSFINIEEYILDLIPYDGDLLSMESESAFRECYLENDQTSLYHTAKGLMTLQALYGTIPQIFGKGECARHVANMMLRMKREFAGSQNQILPVFDSLLLLDRNVDLLTPLATQLTYEGLIDEVYSITNGYVKLPPEKFTQKKQGEGGKDLPTEPKKLQLNSAEELYAEIRDKNFNAVGSVLSKKAKIISAAFEERHNAKTVGEIKQFVSQLPHMQAARSSLANHTSIAELIKDITTSESFFDNLTVEQEFMTGVDTDKVNSYIEDCIAQQDPLIKILRLVCMQSVCNNGLKQKVLDYYKREILQTYGYEHILTLSNLEKAGLLKPQTSTRNNYPTIRKTLKLWMEDINEQNPNDISYVYSGYAPLSVRLAQLLVRPGWRSIEEVLKMLPGPHFEERQQLPSGLHKKRQQGENRTTLVFFLGGVTYAEIAALRFLSQMEDGGTEYVIATTKLINGTCWIKSLMDKLEAPPF; encoded by the exons ATGGCGGCCCACTTATCGTACGGGAGAGTCAATCTAAATATCTTGAGAGAGGCTGCAAGGAAAGAGCTTCGCGAGTTCTTGGATAAATGTGCCGGAAGCAAG GCAATAGTCTGGGATGAGTATCTCACAGGACCGTTTGGATTAATTGCTCAGTATTCACTTCTAAAG GAACATGAAGTGGAAAAGATGTTCACACTGAAGGCAGGTCGCCTTCCTGCAGCTGATGTTAAAAACATCATCTTCTTTGTGAGGCCCAGACTGGAATTAATGGACATCATTGCTGAGAACGTGATCAG TGAGGACAGACAGCGCTCCCAGCGAGATTTCCACATCCTGTTTGTGCCGCGGCGCAGCCTCCTGTGTGAGCAGCGGCTGAAGGAGCAGGGCGTGCTGGGCTCCTTCATCAACATCGAGGAGTACATCCTGGACCTCATCCCCTACGATGGAGATCTGCTGTCCATGGAGTCTGAGAGCGCGTTCCGG GAGTGTTATCTGGAGAATGACCAGACTAGCCTTTACCATACAGCTAAGGGACTGATGACACTGCAGGCACTGTATGGAACCATCCCACAGATATTCGGCAAAGGAGAGTGTGCAAGG CATGTAGCCAATATGATGCTGAGAATGAAGAGGGAGTTTGCTGGAAGTCAGAACCAGATCCTGCCCGTGTTTGACTCGCTGCTCCTCCTCGACCGCAATGTGGACTTGCTGACCCCCTTGGCCACGCAGCTCACTTACGAAGGGCTCATTGATGAAGTGTACAGCATTACTAACG GCTATGTGAAGCTGCCTCCAGAGAAGTTCACTCAGAAGAAACAGGGCGAGGGTGGGAAGGACCTCCCAACCGAACCCAAGAAGCTGCAGCTGAACTCCGCAGAGGAGCTGTACGCTGAGATCAGAGACAAGAACTTCAATGCCGTCGGATCAGTGCTGAGCAAGAAGGCAAAAATCATCTCGGCAGCATTCGAG gAGCGGCACAATGCTAAAACAGTGGGAGAGATTAAACAGTTTGTGTCACAGCTGCCACACATGCAAGCAGCAAGGAGCTCCCTAGCGAACCACACGTCCATTGCAGAGCTCATCAAAGACATTACAA CCTCCGAGTCGTTCTTCGATAACCTAACCGTGGAACAGGAGTTTATGACGGGGGTGGACACAGACAAG GTAAACAGCTACATCGAGGACTGCATCGCCCAGCAGGATCCCTTGATTAAGATCCTGCGCCTGGTATGCATGCAGTCTGTCTGTAACAATGGACTGAAGCAGAAAGTGCTGGACTATTACAAGAGAGAGATACTGCAG acCTACGGTTATGAGCACATATTAACCCTGAGTAATTTAGAGAAGGCTGGGCTGCTGAAGCCACAAACCAGCACCAGAAACAACTACCCAACCATCAGGAAGACACTGAAGCTCTGGATGGAGGACATCAATGAGCAG AACCCAAATGACATTTCTTACGTGTACAGCGGTTACGCTCCTCTGAGTGTCCGCTTAGCCCAGCTGCTGGTGCGGCCTGGCTGGCGCAGCATTGAGGAGGTGCTCAAGATGTTACCAGGACCCCACTTTGAGGAGAGGCAGCAGCTCCCCTCCGGACTCCATAAGAAAC GCCAGCAAGGAGAGAACAGAACCACCCTCGTCTTCTTCCTCGGAGGAGTGACTTACGCGGAAATCGCCGCACTGCGCTTCCTCTCGCAGATGGAGGACGGGGGAACGGAGTACGTCATCGCCACCACAAAACTGATCAACGGCACGTGCTGGATCAAGTCTTTAATGGACAAGCTGGAAGCACCCCCCTTCTAA